One window of the Corynebacterium glutamicum ATCC 13032 genome contains the following:
- a CDS encoding HAD family hydrolase, which yields MIKAIFWDMDGTMVDSEPQWGIATYELSEAMGRRLTPELRELTVGSSLPRTMRLCAEHAGITLSDADYERYRAGMFARVHELFDESLVPNPGVTELLTELKALEIPMLVTTNTERDLATRSVAAVGNEFFIGSIAGDEVPTAKPAPDMYLEAARRVGFDPSECLVFEDSYNGMLGAVTAGCRVIGLHPEEVQAPEGVVPLRSLHGKNSFEGVTAEMVTAWYHQIEPAGVAK from the coding sequence ATGATTAAGGCGATTTTCTGGGACATGGACGGCACGATGGTGGACTCTGAGCCACAGTGGGGCATTGCTACCTACGAGCTCAGCGAAGCCATGGGCCGCCGCCTCACCCCGGAGCTCCGGGAACTCACCGTCGGCTCGAGCCTGCCGCGCACCATGCGCTTATGCGCAGAGCACGCAGGCATTACATTGAGCGACGCGGACTACGAGCGCTACCGGGCTGGCATGTTCGCCCGGGTCCATGAGCTTTTCGACGAATCCCTCGTCCCAAATCCAGGCGTCACCGAACTCCTGACAGAGTTGAAGGCCCTCGAGATCCCCATGTTGGTCACCACCAACACAGAGCGCGATCTCGCGACCCGTTCAGTCGCAGCCGTGGGAAATGAGTTCTTCATCGGTTCTATCGCTGGTGATGAAGTCCCAACAGCAAAGCCAGCCCCCGACATGTACCTCGAAGCAGCACGACGTGTGGGCTTTGACCCATCAGAGTGCCTCGTGTTCGAAGATTCCTACAACGGCATGCTGGGCGCTGTTACTGCAGGTTGCCGCGTCATTGGTCTGCACCCAGAAGAAGTCCAAGCGCCAGAAGGTGTAGTGCCTTTGCGTTCCCTCCACGGTAAAAACTCTTTCGAAGGTGTCACCGCTGAGATGGTCACTGCCTGGTACCACCAGATCGAGCCGGCAGGTGTCGCAAAATAA
- the metH gene encoding methionine synthase, with product MSTSVTSPAHNNAHSSEFLDALANHVLIGDGAMGTQLQGFDLDVEKDFLDLEGCNEILNDTRPDVLRQIHRAYFEAGADLVETNTFGCNLPNLADYDIADRCRELAYKGTAVAREVADEMGPGRNGMRRFVVGSLGPGTKLPSLGHAPYADLRGHYKEAALGIIDGGGDAFLIETAQDLLQVKAAVHGVQDAMAELDTFLPIICHVTVETTGTMLMGSEIGAALTALQPLGIDMIGLNCATGPDEMSEHLRYLSKHADIPVSVMPNAGLPVLGKNGAEYPLEAEDLAQALAGFVSEYGLSMVGGCCGTTPEHIRAVRDAVVGVPEQETSTLTKIPAGPVEQASREVEKEDSVASLYTSVPLSQETGISMIGERTNSNGSKAFREAMLSGDWEKCVDIAKQQTRDGAHMLDLCVDYVGRDGTADMATLAALLATSSTLPIMIDSTEPEVIRTGLEHLGGRSIVNSVNFEDGDGPESRYQRIMKLVKQHGAAVVALTIDEEGQARTAEHKVRIAKRLIDDITGSYGLDIKDIVVDCLTFPISTGQEETRRDGIETIEAIRELKKLYPEIHTTLGLSNISFGLNPAARQVLNSVFLNECIEAGLDSAIAHSSKILPMNRIDDRQREVALDMVYDRRTEDYDPLQEFMQLFEGVSAADAKDARAEQLAAMPLFERLAQRIIDGDKNGLEDDLEAGMKEKSPIAIINEDLLNGMKTVGELFGSGQMQLPFVLQSAETMKTAVAYLEPFMEEEAEATGSAQAEGKGKIVVATVKGDVHDIGKNLVDIILSNNGYDVVNLGIKQPLSAMLEAAEEHKADVIGMSGLLVKSTVVMKENLEEMNNAGASNYPVILGGAALTRTYVENDLNEVYTGEVYYARDAFEGLRLMDEVMAEKRGEGLDPNSPEAIEQAKKKAERKARNERSRKIAAERKANAAPVIVPERSDVSTDTPTAAPPFWGTRIVKGLPLAEFLGNLDERALFMGQWGLKSTRGNEGPSYEDLVETEGRPRLRYWLDRLKSEGILDHVALVYGYFPAVAEGDDVVILESPDPHAAERMRFSFPRQQRGRFLCIADFIRPREQAVKDGQVDVMPFQLVTMGNPIADFANELFAANEYREYLEVHGIGVQLTEALAEYWHSRVRSELKLNDGGSVADFDPEDKTKFFDLDYRGARFSFGYGSCPDLEDRAKLVELLEPGRIGVELSEELQLHPEQSTDAFVLYHPEAKYFNV from the coding sequence ATGTCTACTTCAGTTACTTCACCAGCCCACAACAACGCACATTCCTCCGAATTTTTGGATGCGTTGGCAAACCATGTGTTGATCGGCGACGGCGCCATGGGCACCCAGCTCCAAGGCTTTGACCTGGACGTGGAAAAGGATTTCCTTGATCTGGAGGGGTGTAATGAGATTCTCAACGACACCCGCCCTGATGTGTTGAGGCAGATTCACCGCGCCTACTTTGAGGCGGGAGCTGACTTGGTTGAGACCAATACTTTTGGTTGCAACCTGCCGAACTTGGCGGATTATGACATCGCTGATCGTTGCCGTGAGCTTGCCTACAAGGGCACTGCAGTGGCTAGGGAAGTGGCTGATGAGATGGGGCCGGGCCGAAACGGCATGCGGCGTTTCGTGGTTGGTTCCCTGGGACCTGGAACGAAGCTTCCATCGCTGGGCCATGCACCGTATGCAGATTTGCGTGGGCACTACAAGGAAGCAGCGCTTGGCATCATCGACGGTGGTGGCGATGCCTTTTTGATTGAGACTGCTCAGGACTTGCTTCAGGTCAAGGCTGCGGTTCACGGCGTTCAAGATGCCATGGCTGAACTTGATACATTCTTGCCCATTATTTGCCACGTCACCGTAGAGACCACCGGCACCATGCTCATGGGTTCTGAGATCGGTGCCGCGTTGACAGCGCTGCAGCCACTGGGTATCGACATGATTGGTCTGAACTGCGCCACCGGCCCAGATGAGATGAGCGAGCACCTGCGTTACCTGTCCAAGCACGCCGATATTCCTGTGTCGGTGATGCCTAACGCAGGTCTTCCTGTCCTGGGTAAAAACGGTGCAGAATACCCACTTGAGGCTGAGGATTTGGCGCAGGCGCTGGCTGGATTCGTCTCCGAATATGGCCTGTCCATGGTGGGTGGTTGTTGTGGCACCACACCTGAGCACATCCGTGCGGTCCGCGATGCGGTGGTTGGTGTTCCAGAGCAGGAAACCTCCACACTGACCAAGATCCCTGCAGGCCCTGTTGAGCAGGCCTCCCGCGAGGTGGAGAAAGAGGACTCCGTCGCGTCGCTGTACACCTCGGTGCCATTGTCCCAGGAAACCGGCATTTCCATGATCGGTGAGCGCACCAACTCCAACGGTTCCAAGGCATTCCGTGAGGCAATGCTGTCTGGCGATTGGGAAAAGTGTGTGGATATTGCCAAGCAGCAAACCCGCGATGGTGCACACATGCTGGATCTTTGTGTGGATTACGTGGGACGAGACGGCACCGCCGATATGGCGACCTTGGCAGCACTTCTTGCTACCAGCTCCACTTTGCCAATCATGATTGACTCCACCGAGCCAGAGGTTATTCGCACAGGCCTTGAGCACTTGGGTGGACGAAGCATCGTTAACTCCGTCAACTTTGAAGACGGCGATGGCCCTGAGTCCCGCTACCAGCGCATCATGAAACTGGTAAAGCAGCACGGTGCGGCCGTGGTTGCGCTGACCATTGATGAGGAAGGCCAGGCACGTACCGCTGAGCACAAGGTGCGCATTGCTAAACGACTGATTGACGATATCACCGGCAGCTACGGCCTGGATATCAAAGACATCGTTGTGGACTGCCTGACCTTCCCGATCTCTACTGGCCAGGAAGAAACCAGGCGAGATGGCATTGAAACCATCGAAGCCATCCGCGAGCTGAAGAAGCTCTACCCAGAAATCCACACCACCCTGGGTCTGTCCAATATTTCCTTCGGCCTGAACCCTGCTGCACGCCAGGTTCTTAACTCTGTGTTCCTCAATGAGTGCATTGAGGCTGGTCTGGACTCTGCGATTGCGCACAGCTCCAAGATTTTGCCGATGAACCGCATTGATGATCGCCAGCGCGAAGTGGCGTTGGATATGGTCTATGATCGCCGCACCGAGGATTACGATCCGCTGCAGGAATTCATGCAGCTGTTTGAGGGCGTTTCTGCTGCCGATGCCAAGGATGCTCGCGCTGAACAGCTGGCCGCTATGCCTTTGTTTGAGCGTTTGGCACAGCGCATCATCGACGGCGATAAGAATGGCCTTGAGGATGATCTGGAAGCAGGCATGAAGGAGAAGTCTCCTATTGCGATCATCAACGAGGACCTTCTCAACGGCATGAAGACCGTGGGTGAGCTGTTTGGTTCCGGACAGATGCAGCTGCCATTCGTGCTGCAATCGGCAGAAACCATGAAAACTGCGGTGGCCTATTTGGAACCGTTCATGGAAGAGGAAGCAGAAGCTACCGGATCTGCGCAGGCAGAGGGCAAGGGCAAAATCGTCGTGGCCACCGTCAAGGGTGACGTGCACGATATCGGCAAGAACTTGGTGGACATCATTTTGTCCAACAACGGTTACGACGTGGTGAACTTGGGCATCAAGCAGCCACTGTCCGCCATGTTGGAAGCAGCGGAAGAACACAAAGCAGACGTCATCGGCATGTCGGGACTTCTTGTGAAGTCCACCGTGGTGATGAAGGAAAACCTTGAGGAGATGAACAACGCCGGCGCATCCAATTACCCAGTCATTTTGGGTGGCGCTGCGCTGACGCGTACCTACGTGGAAAACGATCTCAACGAGGTGTACACCGGTGAGGTGTACTACGCCCGTGATGCTTTCGAGGGCCTGCGCCTGATGGATGAGGTGATGGCAGAAAAGCGTGGTGAAGGACTTGATCCCAACTCACCAGAAGCTATTGAGCAGGCGAAGAAGAAGGCGGAACGTAAGGCTCGTAATGAGCGTTCCCGCAAGATTGCCGCGGAGCGTAAAGCTAATGCGGCTCCCGTGATTGTTCCGGAGCGTTCTGATGTCTCCACCGATACTCCAACCGCGGCACCACCGTTCTGGGGAACCCGCATTGTCAAGGGTCTGCCCTTGGCGGAGTTCTTGGGCAACCTTGATGAGCGCGCCTTGTTCATGGGGCAGTGGGGTCTGAAATCCACCCGCGGCAACGAGGGTCCAAGCTATGAGGATTTGGTGGAAACTGAAGGCCGACCACGCCTGCGCTACTGGCTGGATCGCCTGAAGTCTGAGGGCATTTTGGACCACGTGGCCTTGGTGTATGGCTACTTCCCAGCGGTCGCGGAAGGCGATGACGTGGTGATCTTGGAATCCCCGGATCCACACGCAGCCGAACGCATGCGCTTTAGCTTCCCACGCCAGCAGCGCGGCAGGTTCTTGTGCATCGCGGATTTCATTCGCCCACGCGAGCAAGCTGTCAAGGACGGCCAAGTGGACGTCATGCCATTCCAGCTGGTCACCATGGGTAATCCTATTGCTGATTTCGCCAACGAGTTGTTCGCAGCCAATGAATACCGCGAGTACTTGGAAGTTCACGGCATCGGCGTGCAGCTCACCGAAGCATTGGCCGAGTACTGGCACTCCCGAGTGCGCAGCGAACTCAAGCTGAACGACGGTGGATCTGTCGCTGATTTTGATCCAGAAGACAAGACCAAGTTCTTCGACCTGGATTACCGCGGCGCCCGCTTCTCCTTTGGTTACGGTTCTTGCCCTGATCTGGAAGACCGCGCAAAGCTGGTGGAATTGCTCGAGCCAGGCCGTATCGGCGTGGAGTTGTCCGAGGAACTCCAGCTGCACCCAGAGCAGTCCACAGACGCGTTTGTGCTCTACCACCCAGAGGCAAAGTACTTTAACGTCTAA
- a CDS encoding ArsO family NAD(P)H-dependent flavin-containing monooxygenase — MMSRLQTEGAGNDHDHYEAVIIGGGQAGLATAYYLMRAGVQTLILDDQPASGGAWLHVWPSLHLFSTSDFSNLPGWPMPKFDGFPTSSHVVDYLTEYERRYEIPVSRSVSVDKVDFVNGAFHLQSGTRSWIAKNVVAATGTWSAPFVPTFPGKFSGTHWHSSNYPGVHPFVGQRIAIVGGANSGAQIAAELSEVSEVTWFTRDKPRWMPDDVDGRELFRRNRLRALAIQRGERDPGPDSELGDIVMLPEVRRARDSGKLFATPMFGSLDEIRADHLIWCTGFRPAIRPVRQLLKHGQPKVPGLYLVGYGDWTGPGSATITGVGLYAKRAAKEIAASVGKVVK; from the coding sequence TGATGAGTCGTTTGCAAACTGAAGGCGCCGGAAACGATCATGACCATTACGAAGCTGTAATAATTGGTGGAGGCCAAGCTGGCCTGGCTACCGCTTATTATCTCATGCGCGCAGGAGTGCAGACTCTGATTTTGGATGACCAACCTGCCTCCGGAGGTGCATGGCTGCATGTGTGGCCTTCGCTGCATTTGTTTTCGACTTCAGATTTTTCTAATCTTCCAGGTTGGCCGATGCCCAAATTTGACGGGTTTCCAACATCGTCTCATGTCGTAGATTACCTGACAGAATATGAACGGCGTTATGAAATTCCAGTTAGTCGATCAGTTTCTGTAGATAAGGTTGATTTTGTAAATGGTGCCTTTCATTTACAATCTGGAACTCGATCCTGGATAGCTAAAAACGTGGTTGCCGCTACCGGTACTTGGTCGGCGCCATTTGTCCCAACTTTTCCGGGAAAATTCTCTGGAACTCATTGGCACTCTTCAAATTATCCGGGCGTTCACCCCTTCGTAGGTCAACGCATTGCAATCGTTGGAGGTGCAAATTCCGGAGCTCAAATTGCAGCAGAGCTGAGTGAAGTGAGTGAGGTGACATGGTTCACCCGCGATAAACCACGGTGGATGCCAGATGACGTTGATGGTAGGGAATTGTTTAGGCGTAACCGTTTGAGAGCTCTTGCTATTCAACGAGGTGAACGTGACCCAGGGCCAGATTCCGAGCTCGGCGACATTGTCATGCTTCCGGAGGTGCGCAGGGCTCGAGACTCCGGAAAGCTATTTGCCACTCCGATGTTTGGGTCACTCGACGAGATACGTGCTGATCACCTAATTTGGTGCACAGGGTTTCGGCCGGCGATTAGGCCAGTTCGTCAACTTCTCAAACACGGACAACCAAAGGTTCCTGGTCTTTATTTAGTAGGCTACGGAGATTGGACGGGACCTGGGTCTGCGACTATCACAGGGGTCGGGCTTTATGCCAAGCGAGCAGCCAAAGAGATTGCCGCGTCAGTCGGCAAAGTCGTTAAATAG